GTGGGCAGAATTAAAAACAGTTAAACTAGCGCAGCAAATCTGTGATGCTGATGTCGTCACTTATCGCCAAAGAGAAACAGACCAACTATTTATTGATGATTTGCTGGCAGAAAAAAATTTAGATGCGGCAATTTTTGTGATTAGCTGGGGATTTGATATCGCCCCACTAGCAGCCAAGCTTAAGCAGTACAATGTTATTTACCATGCCCACAGCGCAGGTTACAAATTTCGCCTCCCTGCGAGTATTCCCATCATCACAGTTAGCCGCAACACAATGGGATATTGGGGGCAGAAATCGCCTAATTCTCTGATATATTATTTGCCCAATCAAATTAGTAACGAATTTAAAAATTTACATCTAAAGCGAGATATTGATGTTTTAGTTCAAGCCCGAAAATCTTCTGAGTATTTAATCCAAGAATTGATTCCGGCTTTGCAGCAACAGTGTCAAGTAAAATTAGTTGATTCTTATGTAGAAGATTTACCTGGGCTATTTAATCAGGCAAAAATTTACCTGTATGACTCTGCCGAATATTGGGCGCAACAACCTGTGAGTGAAGGCTTTGGACTACAGCCAATGGAAGCTCTTGCTTGTGGCTGTCAGGTGTTTTCCAGTGTCAACGGTGGACTTTCAGATTATTTAGATCCTGGGTTTAATTGCTATAAAATCGCCGGATACTCAAAAGAATATGATGTGCAACGTGTAATCAAGTCGCTAAAATCTGCACAAAGTATCGATATGCCCGAAGAGTTTTTTGCCGAGTATCGAACTGAAAATATTCTCCAGAGATTGCAAGTTATTTTGGATGAAATCAACGAATTTTTTGATCACAAAATCAACTTTTCCGGCAATATTCAGGATTTGTCCCCAACTCGTGTGGCCAAACTACGCATTCAGAACATATACAAAAAAATCAGGCAGAAATACTTTTAGGAATTTTTGCTGTGAGTGTCCCTAATTATTTGGGTTATCTCAGATTTTACTACATATTTGATTTTATGTAAAATGTATAGTGGAATGCAGTTATTCATAAAAGTTATCCTTGCTTACGCAAAGGGCAATCATTAGATTTATTTATCATCAAAAATCAAATAAAAACGATTATTTGGTGCTGAAGTAGTCTAGTATACATTTATCCTAAATAAGATCATTCTGAAGCGTCAGTTTGTCTCAACCTACATCTGAATTGCCGTCTGGATAATCAGCTTACATAAGTTATATTTAATTCTTCCCACCAACTGGCTGTTACTAAAACTGTAACCATCTAAAGTTTTGCCTATTCTAAATGCAATAGTAAACAATCGAAACATAATTTAGCGTCCATTTTGATAGACAGCTAAAAACGTTGGGCAAACGAGGTAGCAGAATGAATCGGCAGAAATTAAGTGGTGTGGAAAAAAACTTCCTACAAAGACGTTATGGTGTCAGTCTAGGAAGACGCTACGTTTTGGCAGCAGCTAGTGTTGTTCTGTTCAGTGTGTTAGGGTGTTCCCAGGTTAGTGGTAGTGCAAATTCCCTGACACAATCTGATCTACCTTATTCAGAGACTCGATTGCCAAAAAAAACATTAATTTCTGATGCAAAACTCGTGAATGCTAATAATAAATTTGGCTTCAAACTGTTTTCAGAAATTTGGAAAAATAACAGTAGTAAAGATAACATTTTTGTTTCTCCTTCAAGTGTCGCGATCGCCCTGGCTATGGCATATAATGGAGCCAGTGGTTCTACTCAACAAGCAATGGCGAAGACCCTAGAATTACAGGGGATGAGTCTACCAGAAATTAACTCTGCTTACGCCACATTAAAAGAGTTGCTAGAAAATCCTGATCCGCAAGTGCAACTGACTATTGCTAACTCCCTATGGGCAAATAAAGAAGCCACTTTGCAGCCAAATTTTCTCCAAAGCACCCAGGAATTCTACAAAGCCAAGGTTACGAATTTAGACTTTAAAGATGCGGCATCTGCCAATACTATCAATAAGTGGGTCAAAGACAGTACTCGTGGAAAAATCAACCAAATAGTTGAAGAAATTCCACCTGATCAGGTGTTGTTTCTGATTAACGCCATATATTTTAAAGGAGAATGGAGCAATCAGTTTGATAAATCACAAACTGCCAAACATCCTTTTAACTCAATCTCTGGACAACAGAAGCAACAAATGATGATGTCGCAAACTGGCGAATATAGATACTATGAAAACGACCAGTTTCAGGCAGTGAGTTTACCTTATGGCGAAGATGGCAAAGTCAGCTTTTATATCTTCTTGCCTAAAGAGGATTCTAACCTGCAAACCTTTTATCAAAACTTGAATTTTGATAACTGGGAAAAATGGATGTCTCAGTTGAGAAATCGGGATGGATTTATTCGCTTACCCCGCTTTAAAACAGACTATGATGTCACACTCAATGATGCACTCAAAGCTTTAGGGATGGAGGAAGCTTTTAGCAATCAAGCTAATTTTTCTGGTATGGGTACTAATTTGAAAATTAGTGAAGTCAAACATAAAACATTTGTTGAGGTCAACGAACAAGGTACAGAAGCCGCCGCTGCGACATCAGTAGGAATGGTACCAACATCTTTTAGACAAAAACCAGAACCTTTCCGCATGATTGTTGACCGTCCCTTTTTCTCTGCGATTCGAGATAATCAAACAGGCAGCATTTTGTTTATGGGTTCAATTACAGACCCACAGTAGTAAGAGTAAATTTTTTGACTTTTGACTTTTGACTTACCCTTGGGGTCTAGGGCAATGTCGGTTCCGAAACACTTAGAGGATTATTGTGTTCAGCTGTTGATGATTTTTCTGTAACCACGGGTGCGGGTTTCTCTTCAGCTTCACCGTTGAACCCTTGAGGACGCAAGGCTGTTAAAGCCGTCTTGATAATTACAGCCGTGGGTACTGCCACAATTACTCCTAAAAGTCCACCAACTCTTGCCCCTGTAAGAACGGAAATGAGTATCCAAACTGGGTTTAAACCAGTAAAGCTACCTAAAATTCGGGGTGCAATTAAGTTTTCTAAAATTTGCTGCACGATCACAGCGGCGATTAAAACTTTGACTCCCATTGAGAAATCTTGCAGCGCTACAAGGGAGGTAGTCAGGGCGATACCCACTGAACCACCAAAGGGAACTAGAGCCATGATGCCAATAGTTAAGCCAAATAATAGCCCAAATGGCACTTTCAGCCACAAAAACGTGGGAATTAAGGCTGATGCCATACAGGTAGATAAAATCAGTTGAGTGATGAAAAAGTTTTGAAAACTCAGGCGGACTGTTTTAGAGAAAGGTTGGCGAAATTTGGTAGGTAGCCATTCCACTAAACTCTGCCAGAGTTCACCGCCATGCTGCAAAAGGTAGAATGTCAAAACCATTGTTAAGAGGAAATCTAGCAAGCTTGTGAATGTCACCACTGCGAGATTTAACACTTGTCCGGCGATCGCTTGTAGTTGACTCTTGACGCGATCGTTGATTTGGACTACAAGAGCATCAAGGTTAATTGGTAAATTCAGGGTTTCTGCTTTCTGATTTAACATCATTAATTGAGAACGGCCAGAGTCGATTAACTCTGGTAATCGCGCCACCAATTGCTGGGCTTGGCTAAGGGCGAGGGGAAACAGGGTAACACCCAGCGCTAACAGCACCGATAAGGCGATCAAAAAGACTAAAATGGCCACTTGTTCTCGCCTAGCACCTTGACGCTCCATCCAGCTTACGGGATAGTTGAGCAGAAATGCTAAAACTGAGGCTCCAACTAAAATCACTATTAGGGAGTGAAAATAATGGAAAATTGCCGAAATCGCCCAACCATTGAGAACTAAAATGGGGGCGCATAACGCGATCGCCCCAATGCGTGCTAGGGGTGTAAATGTCTGCCACCAGTTGAGTAGCTTGCGTGTCTGCATCTTTAGCCGATTGCGGGATAGAACTTAATTAAATCTTTCTCTATAGCTTATTATCTCTAACTACATCATCGCATTTCATCTCTCTAGTTTAGGATGAGACTTACCCTCATGGAAAATCTTGAACCAATTGACAATTCCCAGTACACTCAAGACACAGCCATTTCTAAAAGACAGTTATTTTGGTATTTAATTCCAGTCCTTGGCTTTTTTCCATCCTTGTGGACTCTCTATCGCGGCCGGGGAAGTCGGGAACAACTGGTTGTGAGTCGTCTGTCTATTACTTTGGCATTTACTTGGCTGTTGGGGTACTTCTTGTTAGCCACTGGGGCCGCGACTTCAGAATTTTTTACATTGCGGATGTTAATCCTCAATAGCTTTCTGACATCTGGTTACTTTTTGGTCAGTGTCTGGCTAATTATTCGACTCATTCAGGGGAAATCTCACCGTTTATCAGGGTTAAGTCGTTTTGCTGAACGAGTGTTGGGCAAATATTTGTCTTAATTTTGGCAATTATCCCGATGAATTAGTCGTATTATTACGGATTTTTTTCCGAAATTGCCGATGATCTCGAATCAGGTCTGGTCAAACTAACTTATTGTTGTCATACTTCAATTAATTATCTCCGGATTTGCCACAAACAAAGAGAAATCCTGCTATAAGTGTTGTGGTTAACATAACAGCAAGAAGTTAGCACGGTTAATTAAAGGTTAACTTCTATGAGTTAATTTGGTTGCATATTAATTAGTCAGAAAATTTACCGAGTTTGATCAGTAAGTGTGAGGAAGTCTGTGACCAGTCAAAGAACTTCGGCGAAACAAAATCAGTTAGCGAAAGCCCTGAAATCGAAAAAGAAAAATTCTCACAACCCTAAGTCTCGACGTTGGCTGTTGTTCTGGCTGGGTATGAGTGGGATTGCAATGGTGTCAGCAACAGCAGGGGCGCTGTTAGCGGTTTCTTTGACCAGTACTCCATTGCAGCAAGCACAGTTAAGTCCCCAAGAAGAGGCGGTTTTTGATGGCGATCGCATTTCTGGGACTGGGTTACGATTCTCAGAATTAACTCGCCCGGTTAATCTCTTAGTGATGGGGATGAGCGTACTGCCATCGGATATTCTCAATACTCCCACAGAATTGCAGAATCTGGGCTATCAAGCCCAGGTAAACTCTTTTGATGGGCTGGCTGATGTGATGATCTTGATCAAATTTGATCCAGCCACAAAAAGAATAGCTATGCTCTCAATTCCCAGAGACACTCGTACAGAAGTAATTGGGTATGGAGTCAAAAAACTGAATGCTGCTAATGTTGATGGGGGGCCGGCTTTAACTGCCAAAAGCGTGAGTCATCTTCTGGGTGATGTGGCAATTGATCGCTATATCCGTATTAATGTTCTGGGTGTGGGAAAACTGATTGATGCCTTGGGTGGAGTGACAGTACACGTTCCCAAAGATTTGAAATATCAAGATGACTCCCAACACCTATATATCAATTTAAAAGCAGGCCAACAGCATCTCAACGGCGATCAGGCTTTGCAACTATTACGCTTTCGCCATGATGAACTCGGAGATATTGGTCGGGTACAACGGCAACAAATGCTGATCCGGGCGTTGATGGATCAGACCCTCAACCCGGCAACAGTAGCTCAATTACCCCAAGTTCTCAACGTAGTTAAAGAAAATATTGATACTAACTTAACAATTGAAGAATTATTAGCGCTAGCAGGTTTTGGTGTCCGCACAAACCGCGCCAATATGCATATGTTCATGTTACCAGGTCGCTTTAGCCAACCAGATGAATATATTGCTAGCTATTGGATACCAAACGAAACTGGTATTTCTCGAATGATGTCTCAACACTTTGGTGTGGAATTAACTAGTCAACTGAGAGACGTTAATGTCCGCTCTCTGCGAGTATTCATTCAAGATAGTACAGGTAGCGATCGCTCTGAACTCATACCTCTAATTAGGAGTTTAGAAGAATTCGGATATCGCAAAATCCAGATATCTCCACCGTGGAGTGAACCTCTACAAGTGTCTAATATCATTGCCCAGCAAGGAGACGGCGAGAATGCAGAGTTAATTCGCAATGCTTTGGGATTTGGGGAAGTGCGAGTGGAAAGCACTGGCATTATTGATTCTGATGTTACCATCCAACTCGGTAGGGATTGGTTACAACAAAAACGTCTCTTTGAAGCGACTTATTAAAATTTATCCCTGATCTGAGAGATTTTCCAGACATCAAAAGTGCTGAACACTCAGCACTTTTTCGTGAAAGGTTTACTTTAACTGGAAATTTTCCTAAAATAATTTCATCACCAGATTCGCAGAATTATAGATGGACTGGATTACACTACTGCGATCGCTACAGTCTGATTTTATTCAAAGGTTAACATCCGGTTTTTTACTTCATTGTGAAAGAGAAGGTCAATATAGTGAATTAACTGTCATTTCTGGAGAAAGACTCAAGACATTACGAGAATTTTGCTGGCTGATGGCGGAAAAATATAAGCGGACTTCGCCAGTGCGTGACGTTTTTATTAACAACCTCAAAGGCAAACTGGGTGAAGAAGTTGTCAAAGAACGTTTAGCCGATTTTATTACAGAAGTCGATTATGAAACCCGATTTGGCGGTGATGGAAATATTGATTTTACCTTAAATTCTAACTCAACAATTGGTGTTGAAGTCAAGTCTCGTCATGGCAGTATCGATAAAGTCAGATGGTCAGTTAGTTCTCAAGAAGTTGCCAAAAATGCAGTTGTAGTTTGCGTTTTAATTCAAGAAGAAGTCAACGAAGCCCAACCTGAATATCACCTATTTTTAGCTGGTTTTTTGCCTACGCAAATGATTAAGTTAAGAACTGGCAAAATTTCATTCGGCATAAATCAATTATTATATGGAGGTGGTTTATGGTGCTATCTAGAACAGTTACAAAAGAATAATAATTATCAAGATTTTTCCTCTAATTCATCTCCAAGTCATCAGGTAAATCCTGAGTTTTCACGCTCTGCTGAAAAAGCAATGGGGAACCTAATCCCCCAACCCCCTTCCCTACAAAAGCCTATCTCCTTGCAGGAGGAAGGTTTGGAGAGAGGTTTTCCAGATAACGTGAAAAATCAGCAAGTTAATTATGTACAAAATAGCCAGCAAGATTTAAATATATTTAATCTAAAACTGGGTGATGAATGTTTTGCAAAAGGTAAATATGAGGCGGCAATTAATCATTATAACCAAGCTTTGCAACTGAAAGCTGATGCTGATATTTTTTACAAACGAGGTTTAAGTTACTATCAATTAGGAGATTATGAAGCAGCAAGTGATAATTTTTCCCAAGCAATACAGTTGAATTTTAATGATGGAAAAGCATATAATAAAAGAGGTTTAGCTCGTTATCAACTAGGAAATTATCAAGAAGCAATAGAAGATTATACTCAAGCTATCAGAATTAATCCTCATATTGCTGTTGCGTATAAAAATCGGGCTGAAGCGCGTTCTCACATTGGAGATAACCAGGGAGCAATAGAAGATTACACTCAGGCAATCAAAATTAATCCTGATTATGCCGATGCTTATAAAAACCAGGGAATTGCCCGTTATTTTATAGAATATCACCAGGGATTCTCTCAGGCAATCAAGGTTAACCCCCAGGATGCTCTTGCTTACAAAAATCGTGGTAATGCTCGTGCTGATTTAGAAGATTATCAAGGTGCGATCGCAGATTATACTCAAGCAATCAAAATTAATCCTAATTATGTCGATGCCTATTATAACCGTGGTAATGCTCGTTATGATCTAGGAGATTACGAGGAAGCAATTGAGGATTACACCCAAACTATTCAGATTAATTCTAATTATGCTCATGCCTATTATAACCGTGGTAACGTTTATTCGGAGCTAGGGGATAAACAGCTAGCAATTAATGATTTTCGCAAAGCAGCAGATATTTATCGTCGAGAAGGTAAACTAGAAGCACTTAAAGATGCCCGCGAAAGAGTTTCAGATTTAGAAATCGCCGAATCATTAGATATTTTAAACTTCTAAAGTTTTCATCTGTGTACCCTGGGGGTAGCCGCTACGCCTCTACATCTGTGGATAATGATCTTGTAAAAAAACGCAACTGCAACAGAAATCTGTCACATTGTCAAGTTATCCCTTCCGTGAGCTACGCTAACACCGACAAAGCCAAATCGCTATTTGCCTTCTTCTAATTTCCGTAATTGCTGCTCTGTCCGCTCATAGGGTTTTGTCTTCGGTTGCCAGGAGCCAAACAAATTCGTCACAAAGTTGTTCATAGCTGTCCGAGTCTGGGTACTGGCTTTTCCTAAAGCACCAGGTAACACCTGATCTCCTGCTGCCACAAACAGTAGAAAGCCAAGGAGTATCAAAGGCATATTTTGTTTCATGTCTAAATTCCCTCACAGATGGTATTAGTACCGCAAGGCGGAAGTCAAAAGTTAAAGAGCTTATTATATAGGCTTTTCACTTTTAACGTTACCGTGAAAACTATGAGGAATAACACTCGGTAATCCTAATCGACACATGGGTTCTGCATCTAGGCGCTGCTGTATGTATGGCTGGAACCGTATTCTTAGAAGGTAAACGTAGTCCGAACCGTGCCAACATAAATTTTGTCATTACTATTATTATGTTCCGGATTCGTAATTACAAATAATCCCGGAGTTATTGCCAGATTATCTGTGAGTTGAAAGTTATAAAAGGCTTCTAGATGTAAAGATGTATCCTGATCTTCAAAGGGATCACCATAACTATGATAAGTAACTTTAGGCGGTTGACCCACCACAAACCCAGCAAAGCTACCTTCTCTGCCAATATCTGTGAGAGCTAGCAGTACAGACCATGTGGAGATTACGGCATTTGGGTTTGCTGGTAAATTTTCTGCTTTCGCATGAATCAAACCAACTCGACCGCCGAGGCTGATATTTGGGTTAATTTGCCAAGCAGCTTCCGCACCAAAGGAATTAGCCGCGATCGCATCGGCCTGATCATTAAACGGATTGCCAGTTAATTCACTACCAGTTCCCGTATTCAGATTATTGTAAGAGTGGAGATAGGTAAAGCTGATTGCTGTGGTTTTAGTGGGTTCGAGGGTAAGTTGAGCGATCGCACCGTAAGGATTAGCAAAAATCCCCTTGTCTGGATTAGCTGCATCGCTGGTGACATATCCTAATGACAAATTCAGACTGTCACTCAAATTATGAGAAATACCAATACCAGCACCACCACCTTGGCGGCGAATGGGGTTTTCCCTGCCAAATGTAGAAATTGATCCGTCTCCACTACCGCTAAAAAGAGGATTGACACTCGGAACAAAGTCACCTAATCCTCCTCCCAAAGCGTACAAAGTCATGCGGGTTTGCTGACTGAGGGGAAATTTATACTCTAGTTCATCTAATTCCACCTCATTGTCATCATCACCATCAAATCCCAAATTTGCCATTTGAGTTCCAGTAAATTCTGCCAATTCTGGTGTGTTGCGCGCTTGTAGGCGGAGTTTCATTTCGTCTTTTCCCGTAAAACTAGTTTCTAAGGAGAGACGAACGCGATCGCTAAATGCCAAATTCTCATTTATTGGCTTATCGCTACTGTTGGCTTTTTTCCCACCCGCAAATCCACTCACAGCAAAAATAATCTCTCCTTCAAGTTCAACTTGGGGTGAGAATTGTTGTGCTTTCAATGTAGCAACTTGATTTTCTAATAAATCTACTCGGTTTTCTAGAGTTGCTAATTCTGCCGAAAATTCCGTTTTTAATCGTTGGAGTGTTGTTAAATTTTCTCGATTAACAATCTCAGAATTAGTATTTGAAATTAGCTCATTTATCTGTGTAATGCAAGTATTTAATTCGGTTGCAAATTGGTAGCGATTTAGAGTTTGATTGGTATAGTGAGTAAAATTATTAATACAGTTATATTGTTCAATTAATGAATTTAGTGTTTGAACTTCCCAACTATCAAGCCTAATTTCTGATAATTGAGATACAGATGTTATCTGATTATCTGATATTGCGGGTGTGGCATTAGCTAGAGTTATGCTGTGCAAAGCTAATGAACTAATGAACCCAATTTTTAATAAATAAGTTAAAACTCTCAATGCTCTCTCCTGAAAGTCAGAAAATTAAATAATTACTGTTGTTGAGGAAATAATCTGGATTTTTTTTGCACGCAGAGGCGCAGAGTCGCAGAGAGTTGGAGTTTAAATAATATGGAGGCGCTGTTCGCATAGGTTTAATAATGCTGGGGTAAAAGGACGGCGTTCTGGAAATTGAGTGCTGATCTGAATATGTCTAACTAAGGTGAGGGTGGTGTAAGTTTCAATAGCAAGAGGGGATTTATCTTTTGTCAGTTGCAGAAATGTTTGAGTTAGGGTTTTTTCACATTCGTGCAATGCTTCTGAATTACCAAAGGTGCGAAGGCTGTATTCTTTTATATGACCGATGTAGTTACCAATATCCAGCGCCGGATTACCTTCACAATATAAATCTAGGTCGATGAGATATAACCGAGAATTATGAATAATCACTTGATCTGGATAGAAATCACGATGAATACCACAGGGTTTTGCTTCTGGTGTATTTTGTCCTAAATGATCACATTTTTCTAAGATTTTTTCTAACCGTGCTTGCCATTCGGGATATTGTTGTATGACTAATGGAAGGCGTTCATGTAAAATTCGCAGTTCGTCTGACATAGTATGAGAACGGCGCGGAGGAATATTAGTTTGATGAAGTTTATGAGCAACTTCAGCAATTCTTTTTGCTATTAAAATATTATTATTATTTTGCGTGAGGAATCGAGTAGCGATATCACCTTCAACCTTGCGCTGTAACCACATCTGCCATTCTGGAATTATCCCTACAGGTTCAGGGACAGAAATCCCATCATCACTATCATCAGCAAATCCTGCATCCCACAAAGATTTTTGTAACTCATAACTATGATAATCGGTTCCCTTAGCTCTCACCTTACCAATCAGCGTCATGATTTCCCCAGAATCATGAATAAATTCATATTCAATCAAACAACGCCGCCCAGGTTTGTGACGAATAACTTCAATTTTTTGCAGGTGCATATTTTGAGCCTTAACCAAACACCGACTAAAACATTCTTCAACCTGCAACCGATCAATTGCAGCCGACAAAAAAGGCATCTTACTATCAACTAAATTGATTAACACTTTGCGTACCTTTGCGCTTACCTCAGCGTTCCTTTGCGTTTCCTCTCTCCACCCTCAATTCCCATAGCACTCTGCACCTGATACAAAGCCGCATAACGCCCATTTTGTTGCATCAATTGCAAATGAGAACCTTGTTCCACCACCCGCCCATTTTCCAGATAAAGAATAATATCTGCACGAGTTGCAAAATAAAGGTCATGAGTAATTAAAAAAGTCGTGCGATTTGCCGATAACCTTTGCAGCGCATCAATCACAGCCTTCTCATTACCCTTATCTAAACCCGTAGTTGGTTCATCTAAAATCAAGATAGGAGCTTGACGAATCGCCGCACGTGCGATCGCAATTCGTTGGCGTTGTCCACCAGAAAGGGTTGCGCCTCTTTCCCCTACAAGCGTGTCGTATCCTTGCGGTAAACCTGCGATAAAATCATGAGCATTCGCTAAACGCGCCGCCTCTTCAATTTCCGCATCAGACACCCCAGCAATCCCGTAGGCGATATTTTCTCGAATAGAAGCGGCAAATAACAGACTATCTTGCAAAACTACACTAATTTGCGGACGTAATGATTCTAATGTGTACTCTCGGATGTCCCGCCCATCAATCATTACTTGTCCTGATGTTGGGTCATAAAGTCGCAATAATAGACTGACTAATGTCGATTTACCACCACCGGAAGTCCCTACAATCGCGACTTGCTGTCCCGGTTGAATATTTAAATTAATATCTTGCAGTAAAACTTGTCCTGAATCATAAGCAAAGTCAACGTGATCAAAACACACCGCACCTCGAAAAATCGGGGCGGGAATTGCATCAGGCGCATCACGGACATCAGGTTCCTCTTGTAAGATATCTAAAATTCGCTCACCAGAAGCAGCAGCTTTAGCGAGTCTTGCAGTGTACTTAGCGAAGTTATGAACTGGCTTAAAGGCGTTCTTTAGATAGGTGATGAATACCAGCACATCCCCAGGTGTTAAAGCATCGCGCAGCGCCAGCCAGGAGCCATACCATAAAACAATTGCGGTTCCCAGGGCAATCACCGCATCAACGGTACGTTCTAAGTGCGCCGCCAGCCGTTGGGTTTTGACGCTTTCTTTGAGACTGCGCTGATTTTGTTGAGCAAACACTCGCGCAAAGGCATCCTGTAGCGAGAGGGCTTTAACCAGTTTAATCGCCGCAATGGATTCAGCCGCAGTCGCCGCTACCGCCCCTTCTTGTTTGCGTTGCTTTAATGAAGACTCTCGAATTCGCTGGCTGAGTCGATGCGTAACTAACCAAAATAACGGTAGTGTGAATAGTGCCAGTAGGGTCAGGCTGGGATTCATCCAAAACATCACCCCAATCATGCCAAATAGGGTAAGAATGCTGACTACTAGCGGTAATGCTGCCGTGATCATAATTTCTTGGAGACGGCTAGCATCGCTACTGACACGCACAATTAAATCGCCGCTACGAGCCTTGGTGTGATAACCCAAAGATAAATCTTGGAGATGACGATACAAATGA
This Nodularia sp. LEGE 06071 DNA region includes the following protein-coding sequences:
- a CDS encoding glycosyltransferase, which encodes MRKLYFLVPGTHGKFACGGLWAELKTVKLAQQICDADVVTYRQRETDQLFIDDLLAEKNLDAAIFVISWGFDIAPLAAKLKQYNVIYHAHSAGYKFRLPASIPIITVSRNTMGYWGQKSPNSLIYYLPNQISNEFKNLHLKRDIDVLVQARKSSEYLIQELIPALQQQCQVKLVDSYVEDLPGLFNQAKIYLYDSAEYWAQQPVSEGFGLQPMEALACGCQVFSSVNGGLSDYLDPGFNCYKIAGYSKEYDVQRVIKSLKSAQSIDMPEEFFAEYRTENILQRLQVILDEINEFFDHKINFSGNIQDLSPTRVAKLRIQNIYKKIRQKYF
- a CDS encoding serpin family protein; the protein is MNRQKLSGVEKNFLQRRYGVSLGRRYVLAAASVVLFSVLGCSQVSGSANSLTQSDLPYSETRLPKKTLISDAKLVNANNKFGFKLFSEIWKNNSSKDNIFVSPSSVAIALAMAYNGASGSTQQAMAKTLELQGMSLPEINSAYATLKELLENPDPQVQLTIANSLWANKEATLQPNFLQSTQEFYKAKVTNLDFKDAASANTINKWVKDSTRGKINQIVEEIPPDQVLFLINAIYFKGEWSNQFDKSQTAKHPFNSISGQQKQQMMMSQTGEYRYYENDQFQAVSLPYGEDGKVSFYIFLPKEDSNLQTFYQNLNFDNWEKWMSQLRNRDGFIRLPRFKTDYDVTLNDALKALGMEEAFSNQANFSGMGTNLKISEVKHKTFVEVNEQGTEAAAATSVGMVPTSFRQKPEPFRMIVDRPFFSAIRDNQTGSILFMGSITDPQ
- a CDS encoding AI-2E family transporter, whose amino-acid sequence is MQTRKLLNWWQTFTPLARIGAIALCAPILVLNGWAISAIFHYFHSLIVILVGASVLAFLLNYPVSWMERQGARREQVAILVFLIALSVLLALGVTLFPLALSQAQQLVARLPELIDSGRSQLMMLNQKAETLNLPINLDALVVQINDRVKSQLQAIAGQVLNLAVVTFTSLLDFLLTMVLTFYLLQHGGELWQSLVEWLPTKFRQPFSKTVRLSFQNFFITQLILSTCMASALIPTFLWLKVPFGLLFGLTIGIMALVPFGGSVGIALTTSLVALQDFSMGVKVLIAAVIVQQILENLIAPRILGSFTGLNPVWILISVLTGARVGGLLGVIVAVPTAVIIKTALTALRPQGFNGEAEEKPAPVVTEKSSTAEHNNPLSVSEPTLP
- a CDS encoding LCP family protein translates to MTSQRTSAKQNQLAKALKSKKKNSHNPKSRRWLLFWLGMSGIAMVSATAGALLAVSLTSTPLQQAQLSPQEEAVFDGDRISGTGLRFSELTRPVNLLVMGMSVLPSDILNTPTELQNLGYQAQVNSFDGLADVMILIKFDPATKRIAMLSIPRDTRTEVIGYGVKKLNAANVDGGPALTAKSVSHLLGDVAIDRYIRINVLGVGKLIDALGGVTVHVPKDLKYQDDSQHLYINLKAGQQHLNGDQALQLLRFRHDELGDIGRVQRQQMLIRALMDQTLNPATVAQLPQVLNVVKENIDTNLTIEELLALAGFGVRTNRANMHMFMLPGRFSQPDEYIASYWIPNETGISRMMSQHFGVELTSQLRDVNVRSLRVFIQDSTGSDRSELIPLIRSLEEFGYRKIQISPPWSEPLQVSNIIAQQGDGENAELIRNALGFGEVRVESTGIIDSDVTIQLGRDWLQQKRLFEATY
- a CDS encoding tetratricopeptide repeat protein yields the protein MDWITLLRSLQSDFIQRLTSGFLLHCEREGQYSELTVISGERLKTLREFCWLMAEKYKRTSPVRDVFINNLKGKLGEEVVKERLADFITEVDYETRFGGDGNIDFTLNSNSTIGVEVKSRHGSIDKVRWSVSSQEVAKNAVVVCVLIQEEVNEAQPEYHLFLAGFLPTQMIKLRTGKISFGINQLLYGGGLWCYLEQLQKNNNYQDFSSNSSPSHQVNPEFSRSAEKAMGNLIPQPPSLQKPISLQEEGLERGFPDNVKNQQVNYVQNSQQDLNIFNLKLGDECFAKGKYEAAINHYNQALQLKADADIFYKRGLSYYQLGDYEAASDNFSQAIQLNFNDGKAYNKRGLARYQLGNYQEAIEDYTQAIRINPHIAVAYKNRAEARSHIGDNQGAIEDYTQAIKINPDYADAYKNQGIARYFIEYHQGFSQAIKVNPQDALAYKNRGNARADLEDYQGAIADYTQAIKINPNYVDAYYNRGNARYDLGDYEEAIEDYTQTIQINSNYAHAYYNRGNVYSELGDKQLAINDFRKAADIYRREGKLEALKDARERVSDLEIAESLDILNF
- a CDS encoding iron uptake porin, with product MRVLTYLLKIGFISSLALHSITLANATPAISDNQITSVSQLSEIRLDSWEVQTLNSLIEQYNCINNFTHYTNQTLNRYQFATELNTCITQINELISNTNSEIVNRENLTTLQRLKTEFSAELATLENRVDLLENQVATLKAQQFSPQVELEGEIIFAVSGFAGGKKANSSDKPINENLAFSDRVRLSLETSFTGKDEMKLRLQARNTPELAEFTGTQMANLGFDGDDDNEVELDELEYKFPLSQQTRMTLYALGGGLGDFVPSVNPLFSGSGDGSISTFGRENPIRRQGGGAGIGISHNLSDSLNLSLGYVTSDAANPDKGIFANPYGAIAQLTLEPTKTTAISFTYLHSYNNLNTGTGSELTGNPFNDQADAIAANSFGAEAAWQINPNISLGGRVGLIHAKAENLPANPNAVISTWSVLLALTDIGREGSFAGFVVGQPPKVTYHSYGDPFEDQDTSLHLEAFYNFQLTDNLAITPGLFVITNPEHNNSNDKIYVGTVRTTFTF
- a CDS encoding phosphotransferase family protein → MLINLVDSKMPFLSAAIDRLQVEECFSRCLVKAQNMHLQKIEVIRHKPGRRCLIEYEFIHDSGEIMTLIGKVRAKGTDYHSYELQKSLWDAGFADDSDDGISVPEPVGIIPEWQMWLQRKVEGDIATRFLTQNNNNILIAKRIAEVAHKLHQTNIPPRRSHTMSDELRILHERLPLVIQQYPEWQARLEKILEKCDHLGQNTPEAKPCGIHRDFYPDQVIIHNSRLYLIDLDLYCEGNPALDIGNYIGHIKEYSLRTFGNSEALHECEKTLTQTFLQLTKDKSPLAIETYTTLTLVRHIQISTQFPERRPFTPALLNLCEQRLHII